A DNA window from Capnocytophaga sp. ARDL2 contains the following coding sequences:
- a CDS encoding IPExxxVDY family protein: protein MYKLVLDDFYYDDFVLIAMTTSLEDYKLAYLINQVIQVHLCRERDDVKIINKTGTFPFSHYVFKDDQSCIWRLITNKSFVTNEKSGETFDLFGEIQSVCYFSFDYKTVDFWLKIENVDDSFQVDQLLKKLNFIKHISMAYQVEMEDVKNINNFIL, encoded by the coding sequence ATGTATAAATTAGTATTAGACGATTTTTATTACGATGATTTTGTCTTGATTGCTATGACAACTTCGTTAGAAGATTACAAACTTGCCTATTTGATCAATCAGGTCATACAAGTACATCTTTGTAGAGAACGAGATGATGTAAAAATTATAAACAAAACAGGTACGTTTCCATTTTCGCATTATGTATTCAAAGATGATCAATCTTGTATTTGGCGATTGATTACCAATAAATCGTTTGTTACAAATGAAAAAAGTGGTGAAACATTTGATCTGTTTGGGGAGATTCAATCGGTTTGTTATTTTTCATTCGATTACAAAACAGTAGATTTTTGGCTTAAAATCGAAAATGTTGATGATTCTTTTCAGGTCGATCAACTGTTGAAAAAACTAAATTTTATTAAACATATTTCCATGGCTTATCAAGTTGAAATGGAAGATGTAAAAAATATCAATAACTTTATTTTATAA
- a CDS encoding c-type cytochrome, translating to MKKIIALLGIAVLSISCGKKEKTVSATANVSPEELLVIEGKALFESNRAACASCHKPNQKIIGPSIKEIVKVYEEQNGDMIAFLKKKAKPIVDPEQYSVMETNFAILKTMTDRELESLVAYMYSEK from the coding sequence ATGAAAAAAATAATTGCACTATTAGGAATTGCCGTGTTGAGTATATCTTGCGGAAAAAAAGAAAAAACAGTGTCGGCTACAGCCAATGTCTCTCCAGAAGAACTTTTGGTGATTGAGGGAAAGGCCTTGTTTGAGAGCAATCGTGCGGCTTGTGCCTCTTGTCATAAACCCAACCAGAAAATCATTGGACCAAGTATCAAAGAAATCGTAAAAGTTTACGAAGAGCAAAATGGTGATATGATTGCCTTTTTGAAAAAAAAAGCAAAACCGATTGTAGATCCTGAACAATATAGCGTAATGGAAACCAATTTTGCAATTTTAAAGACTATGACAGATAGAGAGTTAGAGTCTTTGGTAGCATATATGTACAGTGAAAAATAA
- a CDS encoding exo-beta-N-acetylmuramidase NamZ domain-containing protein, whose translation MTKKHTFFITLALMYLGVNFSCNAQPNSSTVEKTVEISETPIRTGADRSELYLPLLKEKKVGILTNQSGNVFITTKSVISNDSIACKLTIEQKSQSLVDFLLEKGVSVQKVYAPEHGFRGTADAGELIKDGKDTKTGLPIISLYGNNKKPTEKHLENIDVMLFDLQDVGVRFYTYISSLHYLMEACAEQNIPVIVLDRPNPIGSKIDEPILDMNYKSFVGMHPIPVLHGMTIGEYAQMINGEKWLKNSIQCDLTVIPCENYTKNKKYSLPVKPSPNLPNDQSIQLYASLCFFEGTNVSVGRGTSTQFQVYGSPFLKNMPYKFTPQPNEGAKSPMHQGKVCYGEDLTQYDKQPGLDLQWVIKAYKHTSDKKVFFNKFFNTLAGSGVLRKQIEQNLSEKEIKKSWEKGLEDFEKTRKKYLIYEE comes from the coding sequence ATGACAAAAAAACATACATTTTTTATCACATTAGCTCTTATGTATTTAGGAGTAAATTTTTCTTGCAATGCTCAACCTAATTCTTCAACGGTTGAAAAAACTGTTGAAATATCCGAAACTCCTATTCGCACGGGAGCTGATCGTTCTGAACTTTATTTACCTTTATTGAAAGAAAAAAAAGTGGGCATTCTTACCAATCAATCGGGGAATGTTTTCATTACTACAAAATCTGTAATTTCAAATGATAGTATCGCTTGTAAATTGACAATCGAACAAAAATCGCAAAGTTTGGTAGATTTTTTACTTGAAAAAGGTGTTTCGGTACAAAAAGTTTATGCTCCCGAACACGGTTTTAGAGGTACTGCTGATGCGGGCGAACTCATAAAAGACGGAAAAGATACCAAAACGGGACTACCTATTATTTCGTTGTATGGAAATAATAAAAAACCTACCGAAAAACACTTGGAAAATATTGATGTTATGTTGTTTGACTTACAAGATGTTGGGGTGCGTTTTTATACCTATATTTCGTCTTTGCACTATTTGATGGAAGCCTGTGCCGAGCAAAATATTCCTGTAATTGTATTAGATAGACCTAATCCTATTGGTAGCAAAATCGATGAACCTATACTGGATATGAATTACAAAAGTTTTGTGGGAATGCACCCAATTCCCGTTTTACACGGAATGACGATTGGGGAATATGCACAAATGATTAACGGTGAAAAATGGCTAAAAAATAGTATCCAATGCGATTTGACAGTGATTCCTTGTGAAAATTACACCAAAAATAAAAAATATAGTTTACCAGTAAAACCTTCGCCAAATTTACCTAACGACCAATCGATACAATTGTATGCGAGTTTGTGTTTTTTTGAAGGAACTAATGTGAGCGTAGGAAGAGGAACTTCAACACAATTTCAAGTGTATGGTTCGCCATTTTTGAAAAATATGCCCTACAAATTTACTCCACAACCCAACGAAGGAGCAAAAAGTCCGATGCATCAAGGGAAAGTGTGTTATGGGGAGGATTTGACCCAATACGACAAACAACCAGGATTGGACTTGCAATGGGTCATTAAAGCCTATAAACATACGAGTGATAAAAAAGTGTTTTTCAATAAGTTTTTCAATACATTGGCAGGATCAGGCGTCTTGAGAAAGCAAATAGAGCAAAACCTTTCGGAAAAAGAAATCAAAAAATCATGGGAAAAAGGATTGGAAGATTTTGAAAAAACTAGAAAGAAATATTTGATTTATGAGGAGTAA
- a CDS encoding acyl carrier protein, with protein sequence MSDIASRVKAIIVDKLGVDENEVTNEASFTNDLGADSLDTVELIMEFEKEFDIQIPDDQAENISTVGQAISYIEEAKN encoded by the coding sequence ATGTCAGACATTGCATCAAGAGTAAAAGCGATTATCGTTGACAAATTAGGAGTTGACGAAAATGAAGTAACAAACGAAGCAAGCTTCACAAACGATTTAGGAGCTGATTCATTGGACACAGTAGAGTTGATTATGGAATTCGAAAAAGAATTTGATATTCAAATTCCAGACGACCAAGCAGAAAACATTTCTACTGTAGGTCAAGCTATTTCTTATATTGAAGAAGCTAAAAACTAA
- the rnc gene encoding ribonuclease III, giving the protein MYFLKKIFFKNESRSKKDGIFCNEIYKRIGIVPRKEHFYKQAFTHRSVNKVDAKGNSINNERLEFLGDSVLNYITAIYLYDNLPSKDEGSLTKMRSKLVSREHLNQIGKKLEVLKLLDTKTDINRFNDNVEGNLIESLIGAIYLDYGIEMCRKVIVKYIINNFSSLESLEGKIASHKSYMIEYFQKKKWSFQFITYEVKNHRPNEQFFESKLVVNEKELSKATATSKKKAEEKAAQRLYYKMRHKMK; this is encoded by the coding sequence ATGTATTTTCTAAAAAAAATATTTTTCAAAAACGAATCCCGTTCTAAAAAGGACGGGATTTTTTGTAATGAAATTTACAAACGCATTGGTATAGTTCCCAGAAAAGAACATTTTTACAAACAAGCCTTTACACATCGCTCTGTAAACAAGGTAGACGCAAAGGGAAATAGTATCAATAACGAACGATTGGAATTTTTGGGGGATTCGGTATTAAACTATATCACTGCCATTTATTTGTACGACAATTTACCTTCTAAAGACGAAGGTAGCCTGACAAAAATGCGTTCAAAACTCGTGAGTCGTGAGCATCTCAATCAAATTGGAAAAAAACTGGAAGTACTCAAACTACTCGATACCAAAACAGATATCAATCGCTTTAACGACAATGTTGAAGGAAATTTGATCGAATCTCTCATCGGTGCGATCTATCTCGATTATGGGATAGAAATGTGCCGAAAAGTAATTGTAAAATATATAATAAACAATTTCAGTAGCTTAGAATCTTTAGAAGGGAAAATAGCCAGTCATAAAAGTTATATGATCGAATACTTTCAAAAGAAAAAATGGTCGTTTCAATTTATAACTTATGAAGTCAAAAACCACAGACCAAACGAACAGTTTTTTGAAAGCAAACTGGTTGTCAACGAAAAAGAATTGTCAAAAGCCACAGCAACAAGTAAGAAAAAAGCCGAAGAAAAAGCTGCTCAGCGATTGTATTACAAAATGAGACACAAAATGAAATAA
- the pyk gene encoding pyruvate kinase: MRARKKTKIIATLGPACSSKEIIHQMIENGVDVFRINFSHANYDDIAERIRIIRELNEEYSYNTSILADLQGPKLRVGVMEEGVFVNPGDIITFSTEKEFVGTAEKVYMNYKQFPKDVKAGEVILLDDGKLIFEVISTDLVHEVKTRVIQGGELKSKKGVNLPNTNVSLPALTEKDRQDAVFAIENEVDWIALSFVRSSEDLEDLRKLITQYAPYKIPIIAKIEKPEAVENIDEIVSHCDGMMVARGDLGVEIPAQEVPLIQKKLVHKAKYARIPVIIATQMMESMITSLTPTRAEVNDVANSVMDGADAVMLSGETSVGNYPVQVVEKMSSILQSVENSELIKLPLNDPKIRTKRFITKSICLHAAIMSNDIEAKVINTLTNSGYTAFQISAWRPKAHILAFTSNKRMLTQLNLLWGVTAYWYDKYESTDVTIEDINRIAEEKGYVAKGDFTLNLASMPIKEKGMVNTIRVSEI; the protein is encoded by the coding sequence ATGAGAGCAAGAAAAAAAACAAAAATCATTGCAACCTTAGGGCCTGCATGTAGCTCTAAAGAAATCATCCACCAAATGATTGAAAATGGTGTGGATGTATTTCGTATCAATTTTTCACATGCAAACTATGATGATATTGCTGAACGTATTCGTATAATTAGAGAATTAAACGAAGAATATAGTTATAATACTTCGATTTTAGCCGATTTACAAGGTCCAAAATTGAGAGTAGGTGTGATGGAAGAAGGTGTTTTTGTAAATCCTGGCGACATCATTACTTTTTCTACAGAAAAAGAGTTTGTAGGAACTGCCGAAAAAGTGTATATGAATTACAAGCAATTTCCCAAAGATGTAAAAGCAGGAGAAGTTATTTTGCTCGACGATGGGAAATTGATTTTTGAAGTGATTTCTACCGATCTAGTTCATGAGGTAAAAACTCGTGTAATCCAAGGAGGTGAGTTGAAATCTAAAAAAGGGGTGAATCTTCCCAATACAAACGTATCCCTTCCAGCCCTGACAGAAAAAGACCGTCAAGACGCTGTATTTGCAATTGAAAATGAAGTCGATTGGATTGCTCTTTCATTTGTGAGAAGTAGTGAAGATTTGGAAGATTTGCGTAAATTGATTACTCAATATGCACCATATAAAATTCCTATTATTGCCAAGATTGAAAAACCAGAAGCGGTAGAAAATATAGACGAAATTGTCTCTCACTGCGATGGTATGATGGTAGCTCGTGGAGATTTGGGGGTTGAAATTCCTGCTCAAGAAGTGCCATTGATTCAGAAAAAGTTAGTTCACAAGGCAAAATACGCTCGTATTCCAGTAATTATTGCAACACAAATGATGGAAAGTATGATTACGAGTCTTACGCCTACACGTGCAGAGGTAAATGATGTTGCCAATTCTGTAATGGACGGTGCGGATGCTGTAATGCTTTCTGGAGAAACTTCCGTTGGAAATTACCCTGTACAAGTGGTAGAAAAAATGAGTTCGATTTTGCAAAGTGTAGAAAATTCGGAATTAATCAAATTACCGTTAAATGATCCAAAAATCAGAACAAAGCGTTTTATAACCAAATCTATCTGTCTACATGCTGCGATAATGTCCAACGATATCGAGGCAAAAGTAATTAATACCTTGACCAATTCGGGATATACAGCTTTCCAAATTTCTGCTTGGCGTCCCAAAGCACATATTTTGGCGTTTACATCCAATAAACGAATGCTCACACAACTCAATTTATTATGGGGAGTAACGGCGTATTGGTATGACAAATACGAAAGTACAGATGTCACCATTGAAGATATCAACCGTATTGCTGAAGAAAAAGGTTATGTAGCCAAAGGAGATTTTACACTCAATTTGGCATCGATGCCAATCAAAGAAAAAGGAATGGTAAACACAATAAGAGTTTCGGAAATATGA
- the guaB gene encoding IMP dehydrogenase has product MKAHTSKIVGQGLTYDDVLLIPAYSEVLPREVNIQTKFTKNITLNVPIISAAMDTVTESDMAIAMAREGGIGVLHKNMTIEQQALEVRKVKRAESGMIIDPVVLPLDATVADAKQAMREHGIGGIPVVDENKVLKGIVTNRDLRFEKDGKRSIEEVMTSGTIVTALEGTTLEDAEHILQENKIEKLPVVDADNKLVGLITFRDITKLTLKPNANKDKFGRLRVAAAIGVTADAVERASALVAAGVDALIIDTAHGHSKGVIGTLKAVKAQFPQVDVVVGNIATAEAALYLVEAGADAVKVGIGPGSICTTRVVAGVGFPQFSAVMEVAAALRGTGVPVIADGGLKYTGDIPKAIGAGADAVMLGSMLAGTKESPGETVIFEGRKFKTYRGMGSVESMKHGSKDRYFQDVEDDVKKLVPEGIEGRVPYKGELIESMTQFIGGLRAGMGYCGAKDITTLQETARFVQLTVSGIGESHPHGVTITKEAPNYSR; this is encoded by the coding sequence ATGAAAGCACATACTTCAAAAATAGTAGGTCAGGGGCTTACCTATGACGATGTACTTCTTATTCCGGCTTATTCGGAGGTTTTGCCACGAGAAGTAAATATTCAAACAAAATTTACAAAAAATATTACACTAAACGTTCCTATTATTTCTGCTGCGATGGATACAGTAACAGAAAGTGATATGGCGATTGCGATGGCTCGTGAAGGAGGAATCGGTGTTTTGCATAAAAACATGACCATCGAGCAACAGGCATTGGAAGTGAGGAAAGTGAAAAGAGCAGAGTCGGGGATGATTATCGATCCTGTGGTTTTGCCTTTGGACGCTACGGTTGCCGATGCAAAACAAGCTATGAGAGAACATGGAATTGGTGGTATTCCTGTAGTTGACGAAAATAAAGTATTGAAAGGAATTGTTACCAACAGGGATTTGCGTTTTGAAAAAGATGGAAAACGCTCTATTGAAGAGGTGATGACTTCGGGGACAATTGTTACTGCTTTGGAAGGAACTACTTTGGAGGATGCTGAACATATTTTACAAGAAAACAAAATCGAAAAATTGCCAGTGGTGGATGCTGACAATAAATTGGTTGGGTTGATTACTTTCCGTGATATTACCAAATTGACTCTTAAACCCAATGCAAACAAAGACAAATTTGGTCGTTTGAGAGTCGCAGCGGCGATTGGAGTTACAGCAGATGCTGTAGAAAGAGCTTCGGCATTGGTTGCAGCAGGTGTAGATGCTTTGATTATCGACACAGCTCATGGACACTCAAAAGGTGTAATCGGAACTTTAAAAGCGGTAAAAGCTCAGTTTCCACAAGTAGATGTGGTGGTAGGAAATATCGCTACAGCAGAGGCGGCTCTTTATTTGGTAGAGGCTGGAGCTGATGCAGTAAAAGTGGGAATTGGTCCAGGTTCTATTTGTACTACTCGTGTAGTTGCTGGTGTAGGATTTCCACAGTTTTCGGCAGTAATGGAAGTTGCTGCTGCCTTGAGAGGAACAGGAGTGCCTGTAATTGCAGACGGTGGATTGAAATACACAGGAGATATTCCTAAAGCTATTGGAGCAGGTGCTGACGCTGTAATGTTGGGTTCTATGTTGGCAGGAACGAAAGAATCTCCAGGTGAAACAGTAATCTTTGAAGGAAGAAAATTCAAAACTTACCGTGGAATGGGGTCTGTAGAATCTATGAAACACGGTTCGAAAGATCGTTACTTCCAAGATGTAGAAGACGATGTAAAAAAATTGGTTCCAGAAGGAATCGAAGGTCGTGTACCTTACAAAGGAGAATTGATTGAGTCTATGACGCAATTCATCGGAGGATTGAGAGCCGGTATGGGATACTGCGGAGCAAAAGATATTACTACGCTACAAGAAACAGCAAGATTTGTACAATTGACAGTCTCTGGTATTGGTGAATCTCACCCTCATGGTGTGACCATTACAAAAGAAGCTCCAAATTATTCAAGATAA
- the fabF gene encoding beta-ketoacyl-ACP synthase II, with protein MALRRVVVTGLGALTPIGNNIEEYWNGLINGVSGAAPITYFDASKFKTQFACEVKNFKAEDFIDRKEARKMDRYTQYAMVTATEAMQDANFDLEKINLDRAGVIWGSGIGGLQTFQDEVTSFNNGDGTPKFNPFFIPKMIADIAGGLISMKYGLRGPNFTTVSACASSTNAIIDAFNYIRLGMADVMVTGGSEAAVTMAGIGGFNALHALSTRNDDPKTASRPMDKDREGFVLGEGAGALVLEEYEHAKARGAKIYCEIGGGGMSADAHHITAPHPEGLGAKNVMINCLKDAGLQPTDVDVLNLHGTSTPLGDIAETKAIKEVFGEHAYTMNLNSTKSMTGHLLGATGAIEAISCILAIQRGIWPPTINHFTDDENIDSKLNFTFNQAQKRDIKVAMSNTFGFGGHNACILMKKVEK; from the coding sequence ATGGCATTACGAAGAGTTGTTGTTACAGGATTAGGGGCTCTTACCCCGATAGGAAACAATATCGAAGAATATTGGAACGGCTTGATTAACGGTGTTAGTGGAGCGGCACCTATTACATATTTTGATGCGTCAAAATTCAAAACTCAATTTGCTTGTGAGGTAAAAAACTTTAAAGCGGAGGATTTTATCGACAGAAAAGAGGCAAGAAAAATGGATAGATATACTCAGTATGCAATGGTTACAGCAACTGAAGCTATGCAGGATGCCAACTTTGACTTAGAAAAAATAAATTTAGATAGAGCAGGTGTAATTTGGGGATCTGGAATCGGTGGTTTGCAAACTTTTCAAGATGAGGTGACAAGTTTCAATAACGGAGATGGTACACCAAAATTTAACCCATTCTTTATTCCAAAAATGATTGCTGACATCGCAGGTGGTTTGATTTCGATGAAATACGGCTTGCGTGGTCCAAATTTTACTACAGTTTCGGCTTGTGCGTCTTCTACAAACGCTATCATCGATGCATTCAATTATATTCGTTTGGGTATGGCTGATGTAATGGTTACAGGTGGTTCGGAAGCTGCAGTTACGATGGCGGGTATTGGTGGATTTAATGCTCTTCACGCACTTTCTACAAGAAACGATGATCCAAAAACAGCATCAAGACCAATGGATAAAGACCGCGAAGGTTTTGTATTAGGAGAGGGTGCAGGTGCTTTGGTATTGGAAGAATATGAACACGCAAAAGCTCGTGGTGCAAAAATCTACTGCGAAATCGGTGGTGGAGGTATGTCGGCAGATGCTCATCACATTACCGCTCCTCATCCAGAAGGATTGGGTGCTAAAAATGTAATGATCAACTGTTTGAAAGACGCTGGATTGCAACCTACAGATGTAGATGTACTAAATCTTCACGGTACTTCTACACCTCTTGGAGATATTGCCGAAACAAAAGCTATCAAAGAAGTGTTTGGAGAACATGCCTATACAATGAATCTAAATTCAACAAAATCTATGACAGGTCACTTGTTGGGTGCTACAGGTGCGATCGAAGCTATTTCTTGTATCTTGGCAATCCAAAGAGGAATTTGGCCTCCGACAATCAATCATTTTACAGATGATGAAAACATTGATTCAAAGTTGAACTTTACTTTCAATCAAGCTCAAAAACGCGATATTAAAGTGGCTATGAGCAACACTTTTGGATTTGGAGGACACAACGCTTGTATATTGATGAAAAAAGTAGAAAAATAA
- a CDS encoding ABC transporter permease, with amino-acid sequence MKVELFVTRKLISSRNYKNSVSAPIVKIAIAAVSLAMIMILIAFSTGTGLQLKLRDKVTSFAGHITISNYDNNHSEVTTTSIEKKQASYPIFQQISGIISVHPIATKAGVIRTNESFEGIIFKGVDKDFYWKKIKDYLTQGRLPQFENEGMTNEIILSDYIANRLNIKIGDKVQTYFLRNDSHEQPIVRGFTVVGLYTSGIEQLDKNFMYGDLKHIQRLNRWSENEIGAFEVLIDDFKKIDFISEKIYENIPSELNAVPITDKFYNIFEWLKIFDINIYIILSLMIGVGAINMIVVLLVLVIERTQMIGTLQALGMRISSIRKIFLFQTTYILLNGLFWGNLIGLGLLFIQYQWGIITLDPAQYYVKEAPVHFDIFQIAMVNLLFVILCYLILIVPSYIIHSLNPIEAMKRK; translated from the coding sequence TTGAAAGTTGAATTATTTGTAACTCGTAAATTAATATCTTCACGCAATTATAAAAACAGCGTGTCGGCTCCCATTGTAAAAATCGCCATTGCAGCGGTTTCTTTGGCTATGATTATGATACTAATTGCTTTTTCGACAGGAACGGGATTGCAATTGAAACTACGAGATAAAGTTACATCCTTTGCAGGACATATCACCATATCCAATTACGACAACAACCATTCCGAAGTTACTACTACTTCGATTGAAAAAAAACAGGCGTCTTATCCTATATTTCAACAAATTAGCGGAATAATTTCTGTACACCCCATCGCTACCAAAGCAGGTGTCATTCGCACGAACGAATCTTTTGAAGGCATCATCTTCAAAGGTGTGGACAAGGATTTTTATTGGAAAAAAATAAAAGACTATCTCACACAAGGTCGCTTACCTCAATTTGAAAACGAAGGCATGACCAACGAAATCATTCTTTCAGATTACATTGCCAATCGATTAAACATAAAAATTGGAGATAAAGTACAAACTTATTTCCTAAGAAATGATTCGCACGAACAACCCATTGTAAGAGGGTTTACTGTTGTAGGTCTTTATACTTCGGGCATCGAACAATTGGATAAAAATTTTATGTACGGCGATTTAAAGCACATCCAACGATTGAACCGATGGAGCGAAAACGAAATTGGTGCTTTTGAAGTTTTGATTGATGATTTTAAAAAAATTGATTTTATTTCAGAAAAAATCTATGAAAACATTCCGTCTGAATTAAATGCTGTGCCTATCACTGATAAATTTTACAATATTTTTGAATGGTTGAAAATCTTTGACATTAATATTTATATCATTTTATCATTGATGATTGGTGTTGGTGCTATCAATATGATTGTAGTTTTATTGGTTTTGGTTATTGAACGAACTCAAATGATTGGAACTTTGCAAGCCTTGGGAATGAGAATTTCATCTATACGAAAAATATTTTTATTTCAAACAACTTATATTTTACTCAACGGATTGTTTTGGGGAAATTTAATAGGATTAGGTCTATTATTTATCCAATATCAATGGGGTATAATTACACTCGACCCAGCACAGTACTATGTAAAAGAAGCTCCTGTGCATTTTGATATTTTTCAAATCGCAATGGTCAATTTACTATTTGTCATCCTCTGTTATTTGATTCTAATCGTACCATCATATATCATTCATTCTCTCAACCCTATAGAGGCGATGAAAAGGAAATAA